The following coding sequences lie in one Cannabis sativa cultivar Pink pepper isolate KNU-18-1 chromosome 5, ASM2916894v1, whole genome shotgun sequence genomic window:
- the LOC115715788 gene encoding protein CYCLOPS produces the protein MEGRELPELYRNTSEEIFLRSYMESSVGPSVPSIDVLGFRNLSQNFRTDSEELFKSWLTNGENNSFNTSGIAHRTRQASRRISTEISNLTGQQHVGMLQKKRSNDIIYPQNYASADDTSGSVNHHSIRNAVEKGLHGSELYLAKAWFHSSQPMTRSRSSELRRKYAATQSFQSTVGLEVLHHASAQGINTMDQYYPNGFIGSSACEIPNQMDTFMSPSNSSSSTFNNPPVGEIDKVTSVVNMLKGTLERKKLNNHIEKEIVEDDSCNEIFPAREFTFNVNFSQEQRNQINEKPFNFHDVSPDQVKDFGVVQIIDGSMNLDLEGFVNSTNPIQSSRGSQEPSQSESSQAAPVISSGFDACDGPSNSGQAISVSETSRKQSTNRSSENGSRAKDIRERIIGNLKDDRKRGSLRRHGSVTSAISVDKEDVTKKRRVERSRKMAEAKERNLSPIVPSDMQSILKRCENLEKEVRSLKLNLSFMNRKDSEQTKQIEELQKQNEDLLDEKECLIEEIKRIMSETDKI, from the exons ATGGAAGGAAGAGAGCTTCCAGAGTTATATAGGAACACCAGTGAGGAGATATTTCTAAGATCTTATATGGAGAGTTCAGTGGGACCTTCTGTTCCATCCATTGATGTCCTGGGGTTTAGGAATCTATCTCAAAACTTTCGAACCGATAGTGAGGAGCTTTTCAAAAGTTGGCTAACAAATGGAGAG AATAATTCCTTCAACACGTCCGGTATAGCACATCGTACTCGACAAGCATCGCGAAG GATATCCACTGAAATATCCAATTTGACCGGTCAGCAACATGTTGGTATGCTCCAAAAGAAAAGAAGCAATGACATTATATATCCTCAAAATTATGCCTCAGCTGATGATACTTCTGGCAGTGTCAATCATCACTCGATCAG gAATGCAGTTGAAAAGGGATTACATGGTAGTGAGTTGTATCTGGCTAAG GCTTGGTTTCATAGTTCTCAACCCATGACAAGAAGTCGATCCTCTGAATTGCg GAGGAAGTATGCTGCAACGCAAAGTTTCCAATCAACAGTTGGTCTTGAAGTGCTACACCATGCTTCTGCACAAGGCATCAACACAATGGATCAATATTATCCAAATGGATTCATTGGCTCCTCAGCTTGTGAGATACCCAACCAAATGGATACTTTTATGTCTCCATCTAATTCTTCCTCCTCTACTTTTAACAACCCACCAGTTGGTGAGATTGATAAAGTGACTTCTGTCGTAAACATGCTTAAGGGAACATTAGAACGTAAGAAGCTCAACAACCATATcgaaaaagaaattgttgaagatGATAGTTGCAACGAGATTTTTCCTGCTCGAGAATTCACCTTCAATGTGAACTTCAGTCAAGAACAAAGGAACCAGATTAATGAGAAACCCTTTAATTTTCATGATGTATCCCCTGATCAAGTCAAGGATTTTGGAGTTGTACAAATAATTGATGGATCAATGAATCTTGATTTGGAAGGTTTTGTAAATTCTACAAATCCAATTCAATCAAGCCGAGGTTCTCAAGAACCTTCTCAAAGTGAATCTTCTCAAGCTGCACCAGTAATTTCATCTGGTTTCGATGCGTGTGATGGTCCCAGTAACTCTGGTCAAGCTATAAGTGTTTCTGAGACCTCAAGGAAACAATCTACAAATCGAAGTTCAGAAAATGGTTCTAGAGCCAAAG ATATCAGGGAAAGGATCATTGGTAATTTGAAAGATGATCGAAAG AGGGGAAGCCTTCGTCGACATGGATCTGTGACATCTGCTATTTCAG TTGACAAGGAGGACGTAACCAAGAAGCGTAGGGTGGAGCGATCGCGAAA AATGGCTGAAGCAAAAGAAAGAAACTTGAGTCCTATTGTTCCATCAGATATGCAATCTATTTTGAAGCGGTGTGAGAATCTGGAGAAGGAAGTGCGATCACTAAAGCTTAACTTGTCCTTCATGAACAG GAAGGATTCTGAGCAGACCAAGCAGATTGAGGAGCTTCAAAAACAGAATGAGGATTTACTAGACGAAAAAGAATGCCTTATAGAAGAGATTAAAAGGATCATGTCAGAAACTGACAAGATATGA
- the LOC115716648 gene encoding uncharacterized protein LOC115716648: protein MSNNVISVINIRFHIHRCCYFYFQYYSISATSQKKAGKNWESKMSKKGEELHSAARSGDLSAVQSILAADPLSINSRDKHSRTPLHLAAWSGKTDVVSYLCKHGGDIGASAMDDMGAIHFAAQKGHLEVVRTLLSSGASIKAITRKGLSPLHYAVQGSHLELVKYLVKKGANLSLKTKAGKTPLDLASNDEIRSYLEECKTSSFKPDHRDELKAEESNQQSFEKKEDNSCSEAAESAHVEIEDQGLKRKSDEDDSKEATVEPKKKKVVLSHLLSADDTQDDEENE, encoded by the exons ATGAGTAATAATGTCATTAGCGTAATCAATATCCGGTTCCATATACACAGAtgctgttatttttattttcagtacTATTCAATTTCAGCAACATCCCAAAAAAAGGCGGGGAAGAACTGGGAAAGTAAGATGAGCAAGAAGGGGGAAGAGCTCCACTCGGCGGCGAGGTCGGGCGACCTAAGCGCTGTTCAGTCAATACTCGCTGCTGATCCTTTGTCCATCAATTCTCGAGATAAGCACTCCAGAACTCC ACTTCATCTGGCTGCATGGTCTGGAAAAACCGATGTTGTGAGTTATCTTTGCAAGCATGGGGGAGATATTGGTGCTAGTGCCATGGATGATATGGGCGCAATACACTTTGCTGCCCAGAAGGGACATCTTGAAGTTGTTCGGACCCTTCTTTCATCTGGTGCTTCCATCAAAGCTATCACTCGGAAGGGCTTGTCTCCTCTACACTATGCTGTCCAAGGGTCTCACCTAGAACTTGTCAAATATTTGGTAAAGAAAGGTGCAAATCTCAGTTTGAAGACAAAAGCAGGGAAGACCCCTCTTGATTTAGCAAGCAATGATGAAATTCGCTCATATTTGGAGGAATGTAAAACCTCATCTTTTAAACCTGATCATAGAGATGAACTGAAAGCTGAGGAATCTAATCAGCAGTCATTTGAAAAGAAAGAAGATAATTCTTGTAGTGAAGCTGCTGAATCTGCACATGTTGAAATAGAGGATCAAGGTTTGAAGAGAAAGAGTGATGAAGACGACTCTAAGGAAGCCACAGTAGAaccgaaaaagaaaaaagttgtGCTTAGTCATCTGTTAAGTGCTGATGACACACAAGATGATGAAGAAAATGAGTAG